The following nucleotide sequence is from Nitrospinota bacterium.
GTCATTCTATTCAAAGCTATAGAAGCCTTGATTACTTCCTTCTCGCTTGGGAAATCAACAATAAAAGCCAAATCGTATTCTCCTATTAGGACATACATCGAGTTTACTGCACCACCAAACTTCTTAATAAGATCATTGCATTTCTCTGTTCGCTCAGCAGAAATTGACTTTACAGCCTCAGGAGAATATTTCCCTAACATAAAAAAAGTTGACATACTCAACACCTCCTTTCTGTTTTAGTTAACCCAGTCT
It contains:
- a CDS encoding GYD domain-containing protein; translated protein: MSTFFMLGKYSPEAVKSISAERTEKCNDLIKKFGGAVNSMYVLIGEYDLAFIVDFPSEKEVIKASIALNRMTGIAFCTSPAITVEEFDRMIAEI